A genomic window from Aquila chrysaetos chrysaetos chromosome 9, bAquChr1.4, whole genome shotgun sequence includes:
- the ENSA gene encoding alpha-endosulfine isoform X2: MAATLGTGARAEETGQEKQDMQEKETVSPERAEEAKLKAKYPNLGQKPGGSDFLMKRLQKGQKYFDSGDYNMAKAKMKNKQLPSAGPDKNLVTGDHIPTPQDLPQRKSSLVTSKLAG, translated from the exons ATGGCAGCCACGCTCGGTACCGGCGCCCGCGCGGAGGAGACCGGGCAGGAGAAACAG gacaTGCAAGAGAAGGAAACCGTCTCCCCTGAGAGAGCAGAAGAGGCAAAACTGAAGGCCAAATACCCCAACCTAGGCCAGAAGCCTGGAGGCTCCGATTTCCTCATGAAGAGACTGCAGAAAGGG CAAAAATACTTCGATTCTGGTGACTACAACATGGCCAAGGCAAAGATGAAGAACAAGCAGTTGCCAAGTGCAGGGCCAGACAAGAACCTGGTGACAGGAGACCACATCCCCACGCCACAGGACCTCCCACAGAGAAAATCCTCGCTTGTAACCAGCAAGCTGGCAGGGTAG
- the GOLPH3L gene encoding Golgi phosphoprotein 3-like isoform X4: MTTLTHRGWHAEAGRNSDKKPDSEEDAAADRDLNDHDPGDFKDIRLTLMEEVLLLGLKDKEGYTSFWNDCISSGLRGGILIELALRGRIRLEPLSIRKKRLLERKVKVLLKSDAPTGDVLLDETLRHIKAMESAETVQTWIELLTGETWNPFKLQYQLRNVRERIAKVLVEKGILTTEKQNFLLFDMTTHPVSNTTEKQRLVKKLQESMLERWVNDPHRMERRTLALLVLAHSSDVLENVFASLADDKYDVAMNRTKDLLDMDPEVEAAKARGAEMIWAVLAAFNKS, from the exons ATGACAACGCTAACGCACCGAGGATGGCATGCTGAGGCAGGAAGGAACTCGGACAAGAAGCCTGACAGTGAGGAAGATGCGGCTGCGGACAGAGACCTGAATGACCATGATCCTGGCGACTTCAAAGATATCCGCCTCACGCTCATGGAGGAGGTGTTGCTCCTGGGGCTGAAGGACAAGGAG GGCTACACTTCCTTCTGGAATGACTGCATCTCTTCAGGCCTGCGAGGTGGTATCCTCATTGAGCTGGCTCTGCGCGGCCGGATCCGCCTGGAGCCGCTCTCCATCAGGAAGAAGAGACTGCTGGAGAGGAAGGTGAag GTGCTCTTGAAGTCAGACGCGCCAACTGGTGATGTCTTGCTGGATGAGACCCTCCGACACATCAAGGCCATGGAGTCTGCAGAAACGGTGCAGACCTGGATAGAGCTGCTCACTG GGGAGACCTGGAACCCCTTCAAGCTGCAGTACCAGCTGAGGAACGTGCGTGAGCGCATCGCCAAGGTGCTGGTGGAGAAGGGCATCCTCACCACGGAGAAGCAGAACTTCCTGCTCTTCGACATGACCACCCACCCTGTCAGCAACACCACTGAGAAGCAGCGCTTGGTGAAGAAGCTCCAGGAGAGCATGCTGGAGCGGTGGGTGAACGACCCCCACCGCATGGAACGCAGGACTCTGGCTCTCCTCGTGTTGGCCCACTCCTCAGATGTACTGGAGAACGTTTTCGCCAGCCTGGCAGATGACAAGTATGATGTGGCAATGAACAGGACCAAGGACCTCCTCGATATGGACCCTGAGGTGGAAGCTGCCAAAGCCAGGGGCGCAGAGATGATCTGGGCTGTCCTGGCAGCCTTCAATAAGTCCTAA
- the ENSA gene encoding alpha-endosulfine isoform X1, whose amino-acid sequence MQKLKIMTRPRHLPLPSIPGDPHGRGCKEEPARLGLQDMQEKETVSPERAEEAKLKAKYPNLGQKPGGSDFLMKRLQKGQKYFDSGDYNMAKAKMKNKQLPSAGPDKNLVTGDHIPTPQDLPQRKSSLVTSKLAG is encoded by the exons ATGCAGAAGCTGAAGATCATGACGAGACCTCGGCACCTTCCCCTGCCTTCGATCCCTGGGGACCCCCATGGACGGGGGTGTAAGGAGGAGCCTGCGCGGTTGGGGCTCCAG gacaTGCAAGAGAAGGAAACCGTCTCCCCTGAGAGAGCAGAAGAGGCAAAACTGAAGGCCAAATACCCCAACCTAGGCCAGAAGCCTGGAGGCTCCGATTTCCTCATGAAGAGACTGCAGAAAGGG CAAAAATACTTCGATTCTGGTGACTACAACATGGCCAAGGCAAAGATGAAGAACAAGCAGTTGCCAAGTGCAGGGCCAGACAAGAACCTGGTGACAGGAGACCACATCCCCACGCCACAGGACCTCCCACAGAGAAAATCCTCGCTTGTAACCAGCAAGCTGGCAGGGTAG
- the GOLPH3L gene encoding Golgi phosphoprotein 3-like isoform X3 yields MSPPPPRLQFLHISQGKSWGILLLVRGVWGACGGSGLAAWEREPECAARYNVREKPEREMTTLTHRGWHAEAGRNSDKKPDSEEDAAADRDLNDHDPGDFKDIRLTLMEEVLLLGLKDKEVLLKSDAPTGDVLLDETLRHIKAMESAETVQTWIELLTGETWNPFKLQYQLRNVRERIAKVLVEKGILTTEKQNFLLFDMTTHPVSNTTEKQRLVKKLQESMLERWVNDPHRMERRTLALLVLAHSSDVLENVFASLADDKYDVAMNRTKDLLDMDPEVEAAKARGAEMIWAVLAAFNKS; encoded by the exons atgtccccccccccgccccgcttgCAGTTTTTGCACATTTCGCAGGGGAAAAGTTGGGGGATCTTGTTACTGGTGCGTGGGGTGTGGGGTGCTTGCGGAGGTTCGGGGTTGGCAGCGTGGGAGCGCGAACCCGAGTGTGCAGCTCGTTATAACGTCCGTGAAAAG CCGGAGAGGGAGATGACAACGCTAACGCACCGAGGATGGCATGCTGAGGCAGGAAGGAACTCGGACAAGAAGCCTGACAGTGAGGAAGATGCGGCTGCGGACAGAGACCTGAATGACCATGATCCTGGCGACTTCAAAGATATCCGCCTCACGCTCATGGAGGAGGTGTTGCTCCTGGGGCTGAAGGACAAGGAG GTGCTCTTGAAGTCAGACGCGCCAACTGGTGATGTCTTGCTGGATGAGACCCTCCGACACATCAAGGCCATGGAGTCTGCAGAAACGGTGCAGACCTGGATAGAGCTGCTCACTG GGGAGACCTGGAACCCCTTCAAGCTGCAGTACCAGCTGAGGAACGTGCGTGAGCGCATCGCCAAGGTGCTGGTGGAGAAGGGCATCCTCACCACGGAGAAGCAGAACTTCCTGCTCTTCGACATGACCACCCACCCTGTCAGCAACACCACTGAGAAGCAGCGCTTGGTGAAGAAGCTCCAGGAGAGCATGCTGGAGCGGTGGGTGAACGACCCCCACCGCATGGAACGCAGGACTCTGGCTCTCCTCGTGTTGGCCCACTCCTCAGATGTACTGGAGAACGTTTTCGCCAGCCTGGCAGATGACAAGTATGATGTGGCAATGAACAGGACCAAGGACCTCCTCGATATGGACCCTGAGGTGGAAGCTGCCAAAGCCAGGGGCGCAGAGATGATCTGGGCTGTCCTGGCAGCCTTCAATAAGTCCTAA
- the GOLPH3L gene encoding Golgi phosphoprotein 3-like isoform X1, with translation MSPPPPRLQFLHISQGKSWGILLLVRGVWGACGGSGLAAWEREPECAARYNVREKPEREMTTLTHRGWHAEAGRNSDKKPDSEEDAAADRDLNDHDPGDFKDIRLTLMEEVLLLGLKDKEGYTSFWNDCISSGLRGGILIELALRGRIRLEPLSIRKKRLLERKVKVLLKSDAPTGDVLLDETLRHIKAMESAETVQTWIELLTGETWNPFKLQYQLRNVRERIAKVLVEKGILTTEKQNFLLFDMTTHPVSNTTEKQRLVKKLQESMLERWVNDPHRMERRTLALLVLAHSSDVLENVFASLADDKYDVAMNRTKDLLDMDPEVEAAKARGAEMIWAVLAAFNKS, from the exons atgtccccccccccgccccgcttgCAGTTTTTGCACATTTCGCAGGGGAAAAGTTGGGGGATCTTGTTACTGGTGCGTGGGGTGTGGGGTGCTTGCGGAGGTTCGGGGTTGGCAGCGTGGGAGCGCGAACCCGAGTGTGCAGCTCGTTATAACGTCCGTGAAAAG CCGGAGAGGGAGATGACAACGCTAACGCACCGAGGATGGCATGCTGAGGCAGGAAGGAACTCGGACAAGAAGCCTGACAGTGAGGAAGATGCGGCTGCGGACAGAGACCTGAATGACCATGATCCTGGCGACTTCAAAGATATCCGCCTCACGCTCATGGAGGAGGTGTTGCTCCTGGGGCTGAAGGACAAGGAG GGCTACACTTCCTTCTGGAATGACTGCATCTCTTCAGGCCTGCGAGGTGGTATCCTCATTGAGCTGGCTCTGCGCGGCCGGATCCGCCTGGAGCCGCTCTCCATCAGGAAGAAGAGACTGCTGGAGAGGAAGGTGAag GTGCTCTTGAAGTCAGACGCGCCAACTGGTGATGTCTTGCTGGATGAGACCCTCCGACACATCAAGGCCATGGAGTCTGCAGAAACGGTGCAGACCTGGATAGAGCTGCTCACTG GGGAGACCTGGAACCCCTTCAAGCTGCAGTACCAGCTGAGGAACGTGCGTGAGCGCATCGCCAAGGTGCTGGTGGAGAAGGGCATCCTCACCACGGAGAAGCAGAACTTCCTGCTCTTCGACATGACCACCCACCCTGTCAGCAACACCACTGAGAAGCAGCGCTTGGTGAAGAAGCTCCAGGAGAGCATGCTGGAGCGGTGGGTGAACGACCCCCACCGCATGGAACGCAGGACTCTGGCTCTCCTCGTGTTGGCCCACTCCTCAGATGTACTGGAGAACGTTTTCGCCAGCCTGGCAGATGACAAGTATGATGTGGCAATGAACAGGACCAAGGACCTCCTCGATATGGACCCTGAGGTGGAAGCTGCCAAAGCCAGGGGCGCAGAGATGATCTGGGCTGTCCTGGCAGCCTTCAATAAGTCCTAA
- the ENSA gene encoding alpha-endosulfine isoform X3, with the protein MAAWGDMQEKETVSPERAEEAKLKAKYPNLGQKPGGSDFLMKRLQKGQKYFDSGDYNMAKAKMKNKQLPSAGPDKNLVTGDHIPTPQDLPQRKSSLVTSKLAG; encoded by the exons ATGGCGGCGTGGGGG gacaTGCAAGAGAAGGAAACCGTCTCCCCTGAGAGAGCAGAAGAGGCAAAACTGAAGGCCAAATACCCCAACCTAGGCCAGAAGCCTGGAGGCTCCGATTTCCTCATGAAGAGACTGCAGAAAGGG CAAAAATACTTCGATTCTGGTGACTACAACATGGCCAAGGCAAAGATGAAGAACAAGCAGTTGCCAAGTGCAGGGCCAGACAAGAACCTGGTGACAGGAGACCACATCCCCACGCCACAGGACCTCCCACAGAGAAAATCCTCGCTTGTAACCAGCAAGCTGGCAGGGTAG
- the ENSA gene encoding alpha-endosulfine isoform X4 has translation MQEKETVSPERAEEAKLKAKYPNLGQKPGGSDFLMKRLQKGQKYFDSGDYNMAKAKMKNKQLPSAGPDKNLVTGDHIPTPQDLPQRKSSLVTSKLAG, from the exons aTGCAAGAGAAGGAAACCGTCTCCCCTGAGAGAGCAGAAGAGGCAAAACTGAAGGCCAAATACCCCAACCTAGGCCAGAAGCCTGGAGGCTCCGATTTCCTCATGAAGAGACTGCAGAAAGGG CAAAAATACTTCGATTCTGGTGACTACAACATGGCCAAGGCAAAGATGAAGAACAAGCAGTTGCCAAGTGCAGGGCCAGACAAGAACCTGGTGACAGGAGACCACATCCCCACGCCACAGGACCTCCCACAGAGAAAATCCTCGCTTGTAACCAGCAAGCTGGCAGGGTAG
- the MCL1 gene encoding LOW QUALITY PROTEIN: induced myeloid leukemia cell differentiation protein Mcl-1 (The sequence of the model RefSeq protein was modified relative to this genomic sequence to represent the inferred CDS: deleted 1 base in 1 codon), with product MFAVKRNAVIGFNLYCGGGGPALAPASPGGGPAPPPPTAAAAAEVPGTLIGSVGAWAAAGRPEHPRALVGCGAAPRAALPPAARPGALWSPEEELDGCEPEAERGPAGDSLPGTPPGPPEPPDGLRQDSLELISRYLREAAGEAEPAVKKLLPGLLGGPGRPGGSGDAVMEKALETLRRVGDGVMQKHELAFQGMLRKLEIQKEEDLQSVCEVAAHVFSDGVTNWGRVVTLISFGAFVAKHLKSINQERCISSLAGIITDALVSSKREWLMSQGGWEGFVDFFRVEDLEGSIRNVLMAFAGVAGLGASLAYMIR from the exons ATGTTCGCCGTGAAGCGGAACGCCGTCATCGGCTTCAACCTCTactgcggcggcggcggcccggccctGGCGCCCGCCtcgccg gggggggggccggccccaccgccgcccaccgcagccgccgccgctgAGGTACCCGGGACCCTGATTGGCTCCGTGGGGGCCTGGGCCGCCGCCGGTCGCCCTGAGCACCCCCGCGCGCTGGTTGGCTGCGGCGCGGCCCCCCGCGCGGCGCTGCCccccgcggcgcggccgggcgcGCTGTGGAGCCCCGAGGAGGAGCTGGACGGCTGCGAGCCGGAGGCCGAGCGCGGCCCGGCGGGGGACTCGCTGCCCGGCACGCCGCCCGGGCCGCCGGAGCCGCCCGATGGGCTGCGGCAGGACTCGCTGGAGCTCATCAGCCGCTACctgcgggaggcggcgggcgaGGCGGAGCCCGCCGTGAAGAAGCTTTTGCCGGGGCTCCTGGGCGGGCCCGGCCGGCCTGGCGGATCGGGTGATGCCGTGATGGAGAAGGCGCTGGAGACGCTGCGGAGGGTGGGCGACGGCGTCATGCAGAAACACGAGCTGGCCTTCCAGG GAATGCTTCGGAAACTGGAAATCCAGAAAGAGGAAGATCTGCAGTCGGTGTGTGAAGTGGCTGCCCATGTGTTCAGTGATGGAGTAACAAACTGGGGTCGAGTGGTGACGCTCATCTCGTTTGGTGCCTTTGTTGCAAAACACCTGAAAAGCATAAACCAGGAGAGGTGCATCAGCTCGCTGGCAGGGATCATCACAGATGCGCTTGTCTCATCTAAGCGTGAGTGGCTAATGAGCCAGGGAGGCTGG GAGGGCTTTGTTGACTTCTTTCGAGTTGAGGACCTAGAAGGCAGCATCAGAAATGTACTGATGGCGTTTGCAGGTGTGGCTGGACTAGGAGCAAGCTTGGCCTACATGATCCGGTGA
- the GOLPH3L gene encoding Golgi phosphoprotein 3-like isoform X2, whose amino-acid sequence MSPPPPRLQFLHISQGKSWGILLLVRGVWGACGGSGLAAWEREPECAARYNVREKPEREMTTLTHRGWHAEAGRNSDKKPDSEEDAAADRDLNDHDPGDFKDIRLTLMEEVLLLGLKDKEGYTSFWNDCISSGLRGGILIELALRGRIRLEPLSIRKKRLLERKVLLKSDAPTGDVLLDETLRHIKAMESAETVQTWIELLTGETWNPFKLQYQLRNVRERIAKVLVEKGILTTEKQNFLLFDMTTHPVSNTTEKQRLVKKLQESMLERWVNDPHRMERRTLALLVLAHSSDVLENVFASLADDKYDVAMNRTKDLLDMDPEVEAAKARGAEMIWAVLAAFNKS is encoded by the exons atgtccccccccccgccccgcttgCAGTTTTTGCACATTTCGCAGGGGAAAAGTTGGGGGATCTTGTTACTGGTGCGTGGGGTGTGGGGTGCTTGCGGAGGTTCGGGGTTGGCAGCGTGGGAGCGCGAACCCGAGTGTGCAGCTCGTTATAACGTCCGTGAAAAG CCGGAGAGGGAGATGACAACGCTAACGCACCGAGGATGGCATGCTGAGGCAGGAAGGAACTCGGACAAGAAGCCTGACAGTGAGGAAGATGCGGCTGCGGACAGAGACCTGAATGACCATGATCCTGGCGACTTCAAAGATATCCGCCTCACGCTCATGGAGGAGGTGTTGCTCCTGGGGCTGAAGGACAAGGAG GGCTACACTTCCTTCTGGAATGACTGCATCTCTTCAGGCCTGCGAGGTGGTATCCTCATTGAGCTGGCTCTGCGCGGCCGGATCCGCCTGGAGCCGCTCTCCATCAGGAAGAAGAGACTGCTGGAGAGGAAG GTGCTCTTGAAGTCAGACGCGCCAACTGGTGATGTCTTGCTGGATGAGACCCTCCGACACATCAAGGCCATGGAGTCTGCAGAAACGGTGCAGACCTGGATAGAGCTGCTCACTG GGGAGACCTGGAACCCCTTCAAGCTGCAGTACCAGCTGAGGAACGTGCGTGAGCGCATCGCCAAGGTGCTGGTGGAGAAGGGCATCCTCACCACGGAGAAGCAGAACTTCCTGCTCTTCGACATGACCACCCACCCTGTCAGCAACACCACTGAGAAGCAGCGCTTGGTGAAGAAGCTCCAGGAGAGCATGCTGGAGCGGTGGGTGAACGACCCCCACCGCATGGAACGCAGGACTCTGGCTCTCCTCGTGTTGGCCCACTCCTCAGATGTACTGGAGAACGTTTTCGCCAGCCTGGCAGATGACAAGTATGATGTGGCAATGAACAGGACCAAGGACCTCCTCGATATGGACCCTGAGGTGGAAGCTGCCAAAGCCAGGGGCGCAGAGATGATCTGGGCTGTCCTGGCAGCCTTCAATAAGTCCTAA